In the genome of Brienomyrus brachyistius isolate T26 chromosome 17, BBRACH_0.4, whole genome shotgun sequence, one region contains:
- the LOC125711911 gene encoding uncharacterized protein LOC125711911, translated as MMMGVNEQAAELCVFSVHQDQCRGNHCGLLEGGTALRGAQDQCRGNHCGLLEGGTALRGAQDQCRGNHCGLLEGGTALRGAQDQCRGNHCGLLEGGTDLRGAQDQCRGNHCGLLEGGTGLRGAQDQCRGNHCGLLEGGTALRGAQDQCRGNHCGLLEGGTDLRGAQDQCRGNHCGLLEGGTALRGAQDQCRGNHCGLLEGGTGLRGAQDQCRGNHCGLLEGGTGLRGAQDQCRGNHCGLLEGGTGLRGAQDQCRGNHCGLLEGGTGLRGAQDQCRGNHCRLLEGGMRPKRGPGSVPR; from the exons ATGATGATGGGAGTAAATGAACAAGCAGCAGAGTTGTGTGTGTTCAGTGTGCATCAGGATCAGTGCCGAGGTAATCACTGCGGGCTCCTAGAGGGTGGCACGGCCCTAAGAGGCGCCCAGGATCAGTGCCGAGGTAATCACTGCGGGCTCTTAGAGGGTGGCACGGCCCTAAGAGGCGCCCAGGATCAGTGCCGAGGTAATCACTGCGGGCTCCTAGAGGGTGGCACGGCCCTAAGAGGCGCCCAGGATCAGTGCCGAGGTAATCACTGCGGGCTCTTAGAGGGTGGCACGGACCTAAGAGGCGCCCAGGATCAGTGCCGAGGTAATCACTGCGGGCTCTTAGAGGGTGGCACGGGCCTAAGAGGCGCCCAGGATCAGTGCCGAGGTAATCACTGCGGGCTCCTAGAGGGTGGCACGGCCCTAAGAGGCGCCCAGGATCAGTGCCGAGGTAATCACTGCGGGCTCTTAGAGGGTGGCACGGACCTAAGAGGCGCCCAGGATCAGTGCCGAGGTAATCACTGCGGGCTCTTAGAGGGTGGCACGGCCCTAAGAGGCGCCCAGGATCAGTGCCGAGGTAATCACTGCGGGCTCTTAGAGGGTGGCACGGGCCTAAGAGGCGCCCAGGATCAGTGCCGAG GTAATCACTGCGGGCTCTTAGAGGGTGGCACGGGCCTAAGAGGCGCCCAGGATCAGTGCCGAGGTAATCACTGCGGGCTCCTAGAGGGTGGCACTGGCCTAAGAGGCGCCCAGGATCAGTGCCGAGGTAATCACTGCGGGCTCCTAGAGGGTGGCACGGGCCTAAGAGGCGCCCAGGATCAGTGCCGAGGTAATCACTGCAGGCTCTTAGAGGGTGGCATGAGGCCTAAGAGGGGCCCAGGATCAGTGCCGAGGTAA